The genomic window AGGGACGGATGAGCGACGACACTGAGCCGTCCGCCGATTCTGAGTCATCCGCGGACGACGAACTCACGCTCGACGGCGACTCGATCGCTGCGAACACCTCACAGACGGGACGACAACCGGTCCGCTGTCCGCGCTGTGACGCGCCCATCGCGCTGGTCGTGAGCTACGGCCCTACGACCCACGAGGCCAGCCCCTGCGGCTGTCGCGTTCCCGGCAACCTCCTCGAGCGGAGCGGCGACGGCTCCGAGTGAGGGCACTGGGGTACGACGGGACCTCGTTTTTTGCTGCGATTCCGACCCGACAGTACCGGACTCTCGAGGACGCGATCGCTCTCTCGGATGCGTGGTGCGGAGAAGACGACGCGTTCGCCGACAGGGACCGTGCTATCGGTGTTTCTGATACCGGTCGACCAGCAGGTCGACCCCGAAGGAACCGGACGTGATCTCGTAGTGGGTCTCGAGGCGCGGGTTGAACTTCGCCTTGTACCGGTTGATGCTCGGCACGCCGGCCCCGACGAGATCGTACTCCTCGACCGAGCCGTGGAGGCCGTCGCGCATGACGTGCCAGTCGAGGAGGTCGTTGATCGCGATATCGACATCGGTGTCCGGTTTGACGCCGCCCTGCCACCGGTACCGCGTCCGGTCGGACTCGACGACCAAAATGCCGCCGAGGAACTCGCCGTCGACGCGACAGACGTAGGGCCGGATCGCCCCGTCGGGAAGCGTTTCGTAGACCGAGCGAGCGAAGTCGGTACTCAGCCGGAACGGTTGGCCCTGGCTCTCGTATCGTTCCCTGACCTTCTCGACGATGCGCTCGACGTCGTCGGCGTCGCCCTCCTCGATCGTGTACCCGCCCTCGTCGGCGTTCCGGATATTGCTCCGGGCGTCGCTGCTGAACCGCTTCAATAGGTCGTCCTCGCTGCCCTCGAGATCGACGACGTACGTGTGTCCGGGGTCGACGTCGTACTCGCTCCAGACGAACGGCCGGATGTCGTCGAACTCCGCCGTGACGAACTTGCAGTACAGCGGCGATATCTCGTCGTCGATCCACTCGAGAC from Natrinema versiforme includes these protein-coding regions:
- a CDS encoding GNAT family N-acetyltransferase, whose amino-acid sequence is MSIEIRVLDPRTDADEWNRYVERSDGTNPFFRADAIRLQAEDTGSTPHLLAGFKGQEPVGVFPVFEYTKGPVTGAFSPAPHSWTSYLGPSLLNVDKLKQRKADRRTKRFIEGCLEWIDDEISPLYCKFVTAEFDDIRPFVWSEYDVDPGHTYVVDLEGSEDDLLKRFSSDARSNIRNADEGGYTIEEGDADDVERIVEKVRERYESQGQPFRLSTDFARSVYETLPDGAIRPYVCRVDGEFLGGILVVESDRTRYRWQGGVKPDTDVDIAINDLLDWHVMRDGLHGSVEEYDLVGAGVPSINRYKAKFNPRLETHYEITSGSFGVDLLVDRYQKHR